In Arachis hypogaea cultivar Tifrunner chromosome 2, arahy.Tifrunner.gnm2.J5K5, whole genome shotgun sequence, a genomic segment contains:
- the LOC112759666 gene encoding thaumatin-like protein 1b produces the protein MAITRVVLSLSFAFFLCVAHGAQITLTNKCSYTVWPGSQANANSAQLSTTGFELPSGQSKTVDVPAPWSGKFWARTGCSNNNGVFSCATADCGNHLECSGAGEATPASLMEFTIASNGGQDFYDVSNVDGFNVPSSITPQGGSGTCNVASCPANINAACPAALQFKGSDGSVIGCKSACVEFGTPEYCCTGDHNTPATCPATNYSEFFSNQCPNAYSYAYDDKRGTFTCSGSPNYAINFCP, from the exons ATGGCGATTACTCGTGTTGTTCTCTCCCTAagctttgcattcttcctttgtg TTGCTCATGGAGCTCAAATAACCCTTACAAACAAGTGTTCATACACAGTGTGGCCAGGATCACAAGCCAATGCCAATAGTGCTCAACTATCAACAACCGGTTTTGAATTGCCAAGTGGCCAATCCAAAACAGTTGATGTCCCAGCACCATGGTCCGGGAAGTTTTGGGCTAGAACAGGATGCTCCAACAATAACGGAGTATTCTCTTGTGCTACTGCAGACTGTGGCAACCACCTTGAATGCAGTGGAGCCGGCGAAGCCACACCAGCATCTCTAATGGAATTTACCATTGCATCTAACGGTGGACAAGACTTCTATGATGTTAGCAACGTTGACGGATTCAATGTTCCCTCTTCAATTACCCCGCAGGGTGGATCTGGTACCTGTAACGTCGCGAGTTGTCCAGCTAACATTAATGCTGCTTGTCCGGCCGCATTGCAATTTAAGGGATCTGATGGAAGCGTTATTGGTTGCAAGAGTGCTTGCGTGGAATTTGGCACTCCTGAGTATTGTTGCACCGGCGATCACAACACACCGGCGACTTGTCCGGCGACAAACTACTCCGAATTCTTTAGCAACCAGTGCCCTAATGCTTATAGCTATGCTTATGATGACAAAAGAGGAACTTTCACTTGTTCAGGAAGCCCTAATTATGCTATCAACTTCTGTCCATGA
- the LOC112759698 gene encoding protein fluG-like, with the protein MDFSELRRTVEEVELVDAHAHNIVSIDSNFPFIHAFSEAYGDAVSFSPHSLSFKRSLRDIAELYGSESSLEAIEEHRRVSGLQSISTSCFKAAGISTLLIDDGLKFDKKHDLEWHRSFTPVVGRILRIERVAEEILDEGLTDGSSWTLDSFTKAFVSKLKSVAGEIFGFKSIAAYRSGLEINPNVTAIEAEEGLEQDLSAGKPVRVANKNFVDYIFLQSLEVAQSYDLPMQIHTGFGDKDLDMRLSNPLHLRAVLEDKRFLKSRIVILHASYPFSREASYLASVYSQIYLDFGLAIPKLSVHGMISSVKELLELAPINKVMFSTDGYAFPETFYLGAKWSREVVFAVLRDACIDGDLSIPEAVEAAKDIFARNAIRFYKISPTNSLASSEYNVVSKLNTSSSSLESDSSLVRIIFVDGSGQHRCRVVPKKRFDDAVSKNGVGLARCIMSMVSFMDAPAEGSGLTAVGEIRLMPDLSTKLRIPWSEHEEMVLCDMQIKAGTAWEYCPREALRRVSKILKDEFNLEMKAGFENEFYLLKSITREGNEEWLPFDSSHYCSSSAFDAASQIFREISAAIHSLGISVEQLHAEAGNGQFEIALGYTTCNKAADNLIYAREAVRAIARKHGLLATFAPKYKLDDLGSGSHVHLSLWQNGKNVFMAKDESSKHGISTTGKEFMAGVLHHLPSILAFVAPIPNSYDRLQPNTWSGAYLCWGNDNKEAPLRAASPPGTPDGLVSNFEMKSFDGSANPHLGLAAIIAAGIDGLRRHLPLPEPVDTIPNPEKLQRLPTSLSESLEALHKDDLLKEFIGENLMVAIKAVRKAEIDHYSNNKDAYKKLIHIY; encoded by the exons ATGGATTTTAGTGAGTTGAGAAGAACGGTGGAAGAGGTGGAGCTGGTTGATGCACATGCCCACAACATAGTTTCCATTGATTCTAACTTCCCCTTCATCCATGCCTTCTCTGAAGCCTATGGTGATGCTGTTTCTTTCTCACCACACTCTCTCTCCTTCAAG AGAAGTTTAAGAGACATTGCTGAGCTCTATGGATCCGAGTCATCTTTGGAAGCTATTGAAGAACACCGGAGAGTCTCCGGATTACAATCGATCAGCACATCGTGCTTCAAAGCCGCAGGAATCTCTACCTTACTCATTGATGATGGACTAAAATTTGACAAGAAGCATGATCTTGAATGGCATAGGAGTTTTACCCCTGTTGTTGGTAGAATCTTAAGAATCGAACGAGTCGCCGAGGAAATCCTTGATGAA GGTTTAACAGATGGATCTTCTTGGACATTGGATTCATTTACAAAAGCATTTGTCTCAAAGTTGAAAT CAGTTGCTGGTGAGATCTTTGGATTCAAAAGCATAGCTGCATACCGAAGTGGCCTGGAAATCAATCCAAATGTGACAGCAATAGAGGCCGAAGAGGGTCTCGAACAGGATTTAAGTG CTGGGAAGCCTGTTCGCGTAGCTAACAAAAATTTCGTCGATTATATCTTCTTGCAAAGTCTAGAAGTTGCTCAATCCTATGACTTGCCAATGCAGATACACACAGG TTTTGGGGATAAAGATTTGGATATGCGACTGTCCAATCCTCTTCACCTACGTGCAGTCCTTGAAGACAAGAGATTCTTGAAGTCTCGGATAGTCATCTTACACGCATCCTATCCGTTCTCAAGGGAAGCGTCGTATCTCGCTTCGGTTTACTCACAG ATTTACCTTGATTTCGGGTTGGCGATTCCAAAGCTTAGTGTACATGGCATGATATCTTCAGTGAAAGAGCTATTAGAGCTAGCTCCAATTAATAAG GTTATGTTCAGCACTGATGGCTATGCATTTCCAGAAACCTTTTACTTAG GTGCAAAGTGGTCTCGTGAAGTTGTTTTCGCTGTTCTGCGCGACGCGTGCATTGATGGTGATCTCTCAATTCCTGAGGCTGTGGAAGCTGCTAAAGATATATTTGCACGAAATGCGATTCGATTTTACAAGATTAGTCCAACTAATAGTTTAGCTAGTTCAGAATACAATGTGGTTTCTAAGTTGAATACTAGTAGTAGTAGCTTAGAGTCTGATTCGTCACTGGTTCGTATCATATTCGTTGATGGTTCAGGGCAGCATAGATGCAGG GTTGTTCCTAAAAAGCGTTTCGATGATGCTGTTTCGAAGAATGGAGTTGGTTTAGCGCGTTGTATTATGTCTATGGTTTCTTTTATGGATGCACCTGCTGAAGGGTCAGGTCTAACTGCAGTTGGTGAAATAAGATTAATGCCTGATTTGTCTACTAAATTAAGAATTCCATG GAGCGAGCATGAAGAAATGGTTTTATGTGATATGCAAATCAAAGCCGGAACGGCCTGGGAATATTGCCCGAGAGAGGCCTTAAGACGAGTTTCGAAGATTCTGAAAGACGAATTTAACTTG GAAATGAAAGCAGGATTTGAGAATGAGTTTTATCTCTTAAAGAGCATAACAAG GGAAGGGAATGAAGAATGGTTACCATTTGACTCGAGTCATTACTGCTCATCGTCAGCATTCGACGCTGCTTCCCAGATATTTCGCGAAATTTCTGCTGCTATTCATTCCTTGGGGATTTCAGTAGAGCAG TTACATGCTGAAGCTGGAAATGGTCAATTTGAAATTGCTTTGGGATACACCACTTGCAATAAAGCTGCTGACAACTTAATTTACGCGCGCGAAGCTGTCCGTGCAATAGCAAGAAAGCACGGCCTTCTCGCGACTTTTGCACCAAA GTATAAGCTAGATGATTTGGGTTCTGGATCCCATGTGCATCTTAGCTTATGGCAAAATGGGAAAAATGTGTTTATGGCGAAGGATGAATCGTCGAAGCACGGCATATCAACAACAGGGAAAGAATTTATGGCTGGAGTTTTGCATCATCTTCCTTCTATTCTGGCATTTGTAGCTCCAATTCCTAACAG TTATGATCGGTTACAACCGAACACGTGGAGCGGCGCATACTTGTGCTGGGGGAATGACAATAAGGAAGCTCCATTGCGAGCCGCGTCTCCGCCCGGAACTCCTGATGGCCTTGTAAGCAACTTTGAGATGAAATCATTTGATGGCTCTGCAAATCCACACTTGGGATTGGCTGCCATAATTGCCGCCGGCATAGACGGTCTTCGCCGGCATCTTCCGCTTCCTGAACCTGTTG ATACAATTCCAAATCCAGAAAAGCTTCAGAGATTGCCAACATCACTCTCTGAATCCTTGGAAGCTCTTCATAAGGATGACTTGCTTAAGGAGTTTATCGGCGAAAATTTGATGGTTGCCATAAAAGCGGTCCGAAAG GCTGAAATTGATCATTACTCAAACAACAAAGATGCTTACAAGAAACTCATACACATCTACTGA
- the LOC112759682 gene encoding thaumatin-like protein 1b encodes MLIVISTYFIHHSNITRRNQSPISPTMAIIITRVIALFFLGFAFLACVAQGARVTFKNKCQYTVWPGTLTGSQKAQLSQTGFTLAPGATNSLNLPSSWSGRFWGRTGCSNNGGRFTCATGDCGTGQVACNGNGGATPATLVEITVASNGGQDFYDVSNVDGFNLPLSVSTQGGRGTCKTSSCPTNINRACPSELQVKGSNGNVVGCKSACVAFGKPEYCCTGSHNTEKTCPPTNYSKFFKQQCPDAYSYAYDDLRSTFTCSGKPNYTITFCP; translated from the exons ATGTTAATTGTTATTAGCACATACTTCATACACCATAGCAACATAACAAGAAGAAATCAATCACCAATTTCACCAACAATGGCGATCATCATCACCCGTGTTATTGCTCTCTTCTTCCTTGGTTTTGCATTCCTTGCTTGTG tggcACAAGGAGCTAGGGTTACCTTCAAGAACAAATGTCAATATACTGTATGGCCAGGAACCCTAACTGGTTCTCAAAAGGCGCAATTGTCACAAACTGGTTTTACATTGGCACCTGGAGCAACCAATTCTTTGAACCTTCCATCTTCATGGTCTGGTAGGTTCTGGGGTAGAACTGGTTGCTCCAACAACGGCGGAAGGTTCACTTGCGCCACTGGTGACTGTGGTACTGGTCAAGTCGCGTGTAATGGCAATGGTGGAGCCACACCGGCAACCCTAGTAGAAATTACTGTAGCATCTAATGGTGGACAAGACTTCTACGATGTTAGTAATGTGGACGGATTTAACCTACCTCTTTCGGTTAGCACTCAAGGCGGTAGAGGCACTTGCAAGACCTCGAGTTGCCCGACCAATATTAACCGGGCTTGCCCGAGTGAATTGCAAGTGAAAGGCTCGAATGGAAACGTTGTCGGTTGCAAGAGTGCTTGTGTAGCTTTTGGCAAACCTGAGTATTGTTGCACTGGTAGTCACAACACTGAAAAAACTTGCCCTCCAACAAACTACTCTAAATTCTTCAAACAACAGTGTCCTGATGCTTATAGCTATGCTTATGATGATCTTAGGAGCACTTTCACTTGCTCTGGAAAGCCTAATTATACCATTACATTCTGTCCTTAA